The window CCTTATCCATCAGGGCATCTATTACAATAGTTGCAGCTGTTCCGATAATTATTGTATACCCATTCCTGCAAAGATATTTCGTAGTAGGTTTGAATGTTGGTGGTGTTAAAGAATAATCCCATTTCCGTGAAGGAGAAGGAATAATGAGCATAGTCAGTAACAGTAAGTATAATCATCGAGTAGCAACAAAGACCATTAAACTTTCGAGACCGGACGGCAGTGCTTTAGGAAATACAGAGGTTGTTGTTGAGCAGACAAAGCATAAATTCCTCTTTGGTTGTGCACAGTTTGATGCTATTCCATATGTTAATAACATATATAAGGATGAAGAAAAAGAACGTGCAGAACAAAGATTTGAGAAGTTCTTTAGTTTGTTCAACTACACGACCGTACCTTTTTATTGGGGCTTATATGAGCGCATAAAGGGTCAGCCCATGATAAATGAAGCAAAGAAAGCAGCTCAATGGCTGGCTTCAAAGGGACTTTTGTTAAAGGGTCATCCGTTGTGCTGGCACACTGTTACAGCACCTTGGCTGCTGGACATGACAAACGAAGAAATACTCGCGGCTCAAATGAATCGTATTAACCGTGATGTTTCAGAGTTTAAAGGCCTGATAGATATTTGGGATGCAATAAATGAAGTTGTTATTATGCCTGTTTTTGATAAATATGATAACGGAATCACAAGGATTTGCAAGGAGCTTGGACGTATAAAGCTGGTTAGCAAAGTCTTCAATGAAGCAAAGAAAGCAAATCCGGGTGCAACACTGTTGATTAACGATTTTAATACTTCCGAATCCTACGCAATTTTGTTGGAAGGACTTATTGAGGCCGGAGTACCAATTGATGCAATCGGAATACAATCGCATATGCATCAGGGCTACTGGGGTGTGGAAAAGACTTTGGAGGTACTCGAAAGGTTTTCCAGGTTTGGAATTCCACTACATTTTACAGAAAATACTTTAGTTTCGGGACAGTTGATACCACCTGAAATTGAAGATTTGAATGACTTTCAGGTAAAAGAATGGCCTTCAACTGTTGAGGGTGAGGACAGACAAGCCAGAGAGGTTATATCCCATTACACGACTCTTTTGGCAAATCCAAAGGTGGAATCCATTACTTGGTGGGATTTTGCAGATGGAGCTTGGCTAGGTGCACCATCAGGATTCATCACTGTTGATAACAGAGTTAAGCCTGCATATGATGAGCTGTACAAACTTGTAAAAGATGAATTGTGGCTGAAACCAACTAAGTACATAACTGATGAAAACGGAGAAATTAAGGTTTCAGGATTCTTTGGTGATTACGAAGCTTCGTGCCGCGGAATGAAGAATGGCTTTACTCTTGACAGCTCAAATGAGACTGTCAAACTAATAATTTAAGTGTAGTAATGTAGTGTTATAAAAAATATTACCAGACGATTGACCTTCTCAAACTTCGATTTTGTCTGGTAATATTTTTTTATTCTTTTTTTCATTGAGATTCAATACTTAAATCTTTGCACATACTAATTTTGTAAACTTAATTAGACTGGCTGCAGTAATTAGAGCTATAATTTAGTTAAATGCTTAAAGGCTCAGGCTGTAAACCATACCGTAAAGGATTGTGAAAAGAATGATAATTAAAAATTATTTTGAAAACCCTAAAAAACTTCATGTAGGTACGATGGAAAAAAGGGCATATTATATACCGCACCCATCGGGAGATATTAATAAGAGCAGTGACAGAACAAAGTCCGAAAGATTTCATTTATTAAACGGAGAGTGGGACTTCCACTATTTCAAAAGCGTGTACAATATTACTGATGAGTTCTACTTACCGGAATTTGACCGCTCAGGCTTTGACAAGATACCTGTTCCTTCTGTGTGGCAAAACCGTGGTTATGACAAGCATCAATATACAAATATAAAGTATCCTTTTCCATATGACCCTCCGTATGTTCCCGTTGACAACCCGTGCGGTGCATATATCAGAGAATTTTATGCAGACGGCAGTTGGAGTGGAATGAAGAAATGTATTAATTTTGAGGGTGTTGATTCATGCTTCTATCTCTGGATAAATGGTAACTTTGCAGGCTATAGTCAGGTTTCCCATTCCACCAGTGAATTTGATATAACTGACCATGTACAAGAAGGGTTTAATACAATAGCAGTTCTTGTACTTAAATGGTGTGATGGCAGTTACTTTGAAGATCAGGATAAATTCAGAACATCAGGTATATTCAGAGATGTATATATTCTTCTTAGGCCCGAGAACCATATAAGGGATTTCTTTGTAAAAACTTCCCTTACCGATAACTATAAAAGTGCTGAAATACGAGTTGACATGGATTTTATGGGAAGTGTTCCCTGTGTTGAATATAAGCTTGAGGATAGCAGCAACGGGAATATTGAAGCAAGAGGAAAGACTCAGGGAAATAGCCTGAGTATTAAAATAGATGCTCCCAAGTTGTGGAGTGCAGAAATCCCGCAGCTTTATAATTTAGTACTGGAATCTGAGCAAGAAGCTATTTCAGTCCCTATAGGCATACGTGAAATAAAAGTTGAGCAGGGTGTTGTTTACCTGAATGGTCAAAAAATAAAATTCAAGGGTGTAAACCGACATGACTCAGATCCTGTAAAGGGTCCGGCGGTAGATGCTCAGGATATGCTCAGGGATTTAATGCTGATGAAGCAGCATAATATAAATGCTATTCGTACAAGCCATTATCCTAATTCACCTGTGTTTACCGAATTGTGTGACAAGTATGGATTCTATGTCATTGCTGAAGCAGATATTGAAGCCCACGGGACAACTACGGTTTACGGGGGAGGTCAGAACGGAAAAACCTTTCCAATGCTGGCACATGACCCCGAATTTGAAGAGTCTGTTACAGACAGGGTAAAAAATTGTGTTATACGGGATAAGAATCATCCTTGTGTTGTTATATGGTCACTGGGAAATGAGTCCGGCTATGGCAGAAATTTTGAGAGTGCCTTGAAGTGGATAAAAGGCTATGATACCAGCAGACTTACCCATTATGAAAGTGCGTTGTATCCTCCGGAGGGCTATAATGCTGATTTCAGTGACTTGGATTTATACAGTCGTATGTATGCCTCCTGTGAGGATATAAATGAATATTTTCAGGAGAATG of the Ruminiclostridium papyrosolvens DSM 2782 genome contains:
- a CDS encoding endo-1,4-beta-xylanase gives rise to the protein MSIVSNSKYNHRVATKTIKLSRPDGSALGNTEVVVEQTKHKFLFGCAQFDAIPYVNNIYKDEEKERAEQRFEKFFSLFNYTTVPFYWGLYERIKGQPMINEAKKAAQWLASKGLLLKGHPLCWHTVTAPWLLDMTNEEILAAQMNRINRDVSEFKGLIDIWDAINEVVIMPVFDKYDNGITRICKELGRIKLVSKVFNEAKKANPGATLLINDFNTSESYAILLEGLIEAGVPIDAIGIQSHMHQGYWGVEKTLEVLERFSRFGIPLHFTENTLVSGQLIPPEIEDLNDFQVKEWPSTVEGEDRQAREVISHYTTLLANPKVESITWWDFADGAWLGAPSGFITVDNRVKPAYDELYKLVKDELWLKPTKYITDENGEIKVSGFFGDYEASCRGMKNGFTLDSSNETVKLII